The window ACGGCTTCGAACCGGCGGTCGAAGGGGACGAGCTGAACAACGCGGGCTTCTGCTTCTTCACCGACCCGGACGGAAACGGCTGGGCGGTACAGCAGATCACCGCCCGCCCCTGACGCCTGCCCGGGGTCGGCCTGCCACTGGCCGACCCCGGAATGGGCTGGTCAGCGGGTGACGTCGAAGACCATCTTCTGGATTCCGTTGGAGTAGGACTCGCTCTCGACGAGCTTGAGGTTCTGCTTGTCCTTGTCGGTGGCGCTGAACAGCCGCTTGCCCGCGCCGAGCAGGACCGGGAAGACCAGCAGGTTGTACCGGTCGATCAGGCCCGCGTCGGACAGGGACCGGTTCAGGGCGGCGCTGCCGTGGACGATGATCGCTCCACCCTCGGTCTCCTTGAGCGCGGCGACGTCGTCGAGCGAACGGAGGATGGTGGTCTCGCCCCAGTTGGACACCAGGTCCTCCTCCTTGAGCGTGGTCGACACGACGTACTTCGGCATCGCGTTGTAGCCCGCGAACTCCTCGGTCATCGTCGGCCACACCGGCGAGAACGCCTGGTAGCTGACCCGGCCCATCATCATGGCCGACGCCTCGCCCTGCTCACGGCCCTTGAGCTCGTACGCGGCCTCGTCGAACTCGATGTCGTTGAAGGTCCAGCCCGTGTTGCGGTAGTCCGCTTCGCCGCCGGGTGCCTCGATGACACCGTCGAGCGAGACGAAAGCGGTGGTGATCAGGGTGCGCATTGGTAGCTCCTTGGTTGTTCTGCTGGGCTCTCATCAGTACGACGAGCGGGGGTGCGCCGAATCGACACCTCGCGCGGAAATTTCTGACGCGTTGATTTTGCCCCGGTCAGGCCAGGGAGTCCTGCCAGGCGGTGTGGAGGTCCGCGAACTGACCGGTACTGGCGATCAGGTCCGCCGGAGAGCCGTCCTCCACGATGCGTCCATCGGCCACCACGAGCACCCGGTCGGCGATCAGGACCGTCGACAGGCGGTGGGCGATGATCAGGGCCGTGCGGTCCTTGAGCACCGACTCCAACGCCGTCTGCACCGCCCGTTCCGTGGGCACGTCCAAGCTCGAAGTCGCCTCATCCAGCACCAACACCGCCGGGTCCGCGAGGAAGGCGCGCGAGAAGGCGACCATCTGGCGTTGGCCCGCCGACAGCCTGCCGCCCCGCTTGCGCACGTCGGTGTCGTAGCCCTCGGGCAACGCCTCGATGAACGTGTGGGCGCCCACCGCTTGGGCGGCCGCTTCGATCTCCGGGCGGGAGGCGTCCGGTCGGCCCAGGGCGATGTTGTCCGCGACGGAGCCCGCGAACAGGAAGTTCTCCTGGGTCACCATCACCACCGACCGGCGAAGATCCACATCGGAGACCGCCCGCAAGTCGGTCCCATCCAGCAGCACCGCGCCGGATGACGGGTCGTAGAAGCGGGCGACGAGCTTGGCCACCGTGGACTTGCCCGCGCCGGTCGCGCCCACCAGGGCCACCGTCTGGCCCGCCGGGATGGTCAGGTCGAACTTCGGCAGGACCACCGGACCCGTCGCGGAGTAGCGGAACTCCACCTGGGCGAACTCCACCGACCGTCCGCCCGCGTGGGGCGGCAGGCTGACCGGGTCCTTCGGATCCAGGACGTCGGGCTCCTCCTCCAGCAGGCCGGATATCTTCTCCAGCGCGGCTGTCGCCGAGGTGTAGGAGTTGGCGACCATGGCCAGGTCGTCCAGCGGGTCGTAGAACCGGCGCAGGTACAGGGTGAACGCCGTGAGGACACCCAGTTCCAGCCCGCCGTTGGCGACCCGGTAGGCGCCGATCGCCAGAATCACGGCCAGCGACAGGTTGCCCACCAGCCGAACCGTCATGGTGAACCGCGCGACCACGTTGAGCGCCTTGCTGTTCGCGCCGCGGAAGCTCTCGTTCAGGTCGTCCATGATGGACTCGTTGCGCGACTCGCGGCGGAACGCCTGGACGGCGCGCATGCCGTTCATGGTCTCGACGAACTGGACGATGATCTTCGCGATCGCCCCGCGGGTGTCGCGGTAGGCCTGGCCCGAGTTGCGGTAGAACCACCGGGTCACCAGCAGCAGCGGGATGAAACCGGCGAGCACCAGCAGGGCCATCGGGGTGTCCAGCACCAGCAGCAGCACCGCGATACCCACGACGGACAGGATGGCGGACAACAGGTCGTCGAGACCGTCCTCCAACAGGTCGTCGAGGGAATCCAGGTCGCTGGTGAGCCTGGAGATCACCTTCCCGGACGTGTAGGACTCGTGGAACGACAGCGAAAGCCGTTGCGAGTGCCGGAAAACGCGCATCCGCAGGTCCAGCAGCACGTCCTCGCCGATCCGTCCGGACAGCCGGAGGAACAGGTACCGCAGCCCGGCCGAACCGACGCTGGTCATGACGTACGCCGCCACGCACCACGCCATCACCGAGGGGTCGCCGTCGATCGCGGCGGGGATGCCCGAGTCGATGGCGATCGCGATGATCAGCGGGCCGGCCAGAGTCGCGGCGTTGTCGGCCACGACGAACAGCAGGGCGAGCAGCGCCTGACCCAGGTGCGGGCGGATCAGCGAGCCCAGCAGCCTGCGGGAGCGCGCCTTCAGCTTGAGGCTCGTCGCGTATGCGACTTCCTCGGTGTCCTCGGCGGCGACCCCGCGCCAGGCCTCGGCCTCGCGCGGGCTCTCCACGCTGCCTTTGGCGTGGTCGGCGGCGTCCTGCGGCGCGCTCACGTGCTCACCTCCTCACGGTCCATAGTGGACAGAAGTGCTCGGTAGTCTTCGTTGTTCGCCAACAGGTCCGAGTGCTCGCCCACGGCGACAATGCGTCCGCCGTCGAGCATCGCGACCCGGTCGGCCAGCTGCACCGTGCTCGGGCGGTGGGCCACGACCAGCGCGGTCACGTCCTTGAGGACACTGCGGAGCGCGTGTTCGACCTCGGCCTCGGTGTGCACGTCGAGCGCGGACAGCGGGTCGTCGAGCACGAGGACCTGCGGCCCGCCGACGACCGCGCGGGCGAGCGCGAGCCGTTGGCGCTGGCCGCCGGACAGCGACAGGCCCTGCTCGCCGATCCGCGTGTCCAGCCCCCAGGGCAGGTTGTCGACGAACTCCTCCGCCTGCGCGATCCGCAGGGCCTCGCGGACCTGCGCGTCGGTCACGTCCTCCGCGCCGAGCGCCACGTTCTCCCGGACGCTCGCGGAGAACAGCACCGGCTCCTCGAACGCCGTCGCGACCGCGGTGCGCAGGTCGTCGAGCGTCAGGTCCCGCACGTCCACGCCGTCGATCGTGACCCGCCCGGCCGTCACGTCGGCCAGTCGCGGCACCAGCGCGGTGAGCGTCGTCTTGCCCGAGCCGGTCGACCCGACCAGCGCGATCGTCTCGCCCGGGCGCACGTCGAGGTCGATCCCGCGCAGGGTGTCCCGCTCGGCGCCCGGGTACCGGAAGTGGACGCCCTCGAACCGGAGGCTGCCCACACCGGCCGCGGGCAGCCGCTTCGGCTCGGCCGGATCGGTCACGGTGATCTCGGCGTCGCGGACCTCCCAGTACCGCTCACACGCCGTCGCCGCGTCGTTGGTCTCCGCCAGCAGCCACCCGATCGAGTCGGTCGGCCAGCGCAGGTACGTCGCCACCGTGATGCCCGCCACCAGGGTGCCAACCGTCATCGACCCCTCGACGACGCCGGTCGCACCGAACAGCAGCATGGCGCCGATCCCCAGCTCGGGCAGCATGATGATCGCCGCCCAGAGGATCGCCAGGACCCGGATCTTGTGCAGCTCCGTCTTGCGCAGCTCCTTCGCCTCCGCGGCGAACCGCTCCGCCAGGTGCCTGCCGCGCCCGAAGGCCTTCAGCACCCGGATGCCCAGGACGGACTCCTCGACGGTTGTCGCCAAATCGCCGGCTTGGTCCTGCGAACGCCGCGACAGGACGGAGTACTTCGACTCGTACTGCGTCGAGATCAGCACCAGCGGTGCGGTGCAGATCAGCGTGATGAGTCCGAGCGTGGGGGACAGGACGAACAGCACCGTCAGCCCTGCCAGCAGCGTCAGGGTGTTGACCACCAGGAACACCACCCCGAACGCGATGTACCGACGCAGCGTCGACAGGTCCGACACCGCCCGGGACAGCAGCTGCCCGGACTGCCACCGGTCGTGGAACGCGATCGGCAGCCGCTGCAGGTGCTGGTAGAGGTCCATCCGCAACTGGGCCTCGACCTGCGTGCTCGGCCGCACGATCAGCTTGCGGCGCACGTAGAACAGGATCGCCTCGGTGGTCCCGAGCGCCGCCACCGCGAGCACCAGCCAAGGCAGCGCAGCGGTGTCCCGGGCGGCGACCGGGCCGTCCAGGATGCGCAGGATGACCAGCGGAATGGTGAGCCCGCAGACCATCGAGCCGAGCACGGCCACCCCGGAGCCGATCATCCGACCGCGGACCGGTCGCAGGTACGGCACGAGTCTGAGCAGCACCCAGACCCGCGTGCCGTGCCGTTCGGTGTCCATGAGGCCCCCTGTCGCCTCGATCGACGGTAGCCACGGAGCGTGTCCGGGTCATCTGAATTACGAGGGTGGTCCCTCCAGTGCGGTAGAGGTCAAGGCGCGGTTTTGGCTCAGCGGCGGACGCGGTAGCGGAGGTGGGTGGCCTCCGGGGTGTCGATCGGCTGCACCTCGTCGAGCACCCCGGCCGCCGGCGCCCGCTGCCCGGTGTACGCGCCACGCACTCCCGCGGTCTCGGTCTTGCTTGCCCTGACATCTGTGCGACGAACGGCGCGTACCGGAAATCGACAGCCTCACACCGCGGATATCAAGCCGTCCTTTGTGGAGCGCGGCATGATGGAGGCATGACTCGATCGGAAGCCGTGCGCTTCCTGCGCACTGAGCCGAGCATGGCCTTCACCGAGGGCAGGCTGCTGGCGCTGCGTGACGGGGTGGTCTACGTCCTCGCCCCGGACGGGTGGGCCCGCCTGGGCCGGGAGCGGCCGTCGACGGCGGTGTGGATCGACCGGGAAGCCGCTGAGGACTGGTGCGAGTTGGAGGGCTGGGACCTACACCTACTCGACACCGTCCCTACTCCTGGCGCCTTCTAGCCCGGCAATCAATGCACCGCCGCCGGCGCAGGTAACTTGCGGGTCGTGGCGGTCATGGACGTTCGCAACAGTTCCAAGGGATGGCTCGTACTGTGGCTTGAACCATTGGGGGAGGATCGTTGGCTCAAGCCAGGCGAGGTCGTCCGGGTTCGTAGCGACTATGGCGGCGACGAGCCGGCCTTCTCGGTCGACTTCTGGGAGGACGATCGGGACCGGGACGCAGGGATTCAGAACATCAATGTCTGGATCGAGCAGGGTGACTGCTATGCGGAAGTCACCGATCACGCCGGCAACGTCGTCGAGTGCGGCCACCAGCGGCCCGAGGAAGTCGACAGGAAGTGGCGGGCCTCTCTCGGCGAGCTGCCGGAACAGACCTGACTGAGCTCCTACCGGCGTTCCCGAGCGATTCGCCAAAATGCGGAGAAGGCGGCCCCATAAGGGACCGCCTTCTCCGTCTGGTTCATCAGCCCCGGTTGGACCTGGTGCCGAGGAGGACGTCCTCCCACGACGGGACGATCGGCCGGGCCTTCTTGTTCGCCTTCGGCCGCCTGGGCGGTTCCGGCTTGCGGTCGGGCTCGTCGATCAGGGCGTTCTCCGGCTCCTCGCGGGGGGCGGGCTCTTGCTCGACGGACTCGGCCGGGGCCTGCTCCTCGACGATCTCGGCGGGAGCTTCCTCGACTGTGTCCACCAATTCCTCCACCTGCGGAGCGGGCTCCGGCGTCAGTTCGAAATCCTCCACCACGAAGTCCGCCGCGGGCGCCTCCGAGCCGTTGACCGCCGCGGGCAGTTCCGCGGGACGCTCAGCGGTGTCCAGGTTCATCGCCGCCTGGGCGAGCTGGGTGACCGGGCGGACCGTGCGCAGTGGGCGGTTCGGCTGGGGGTCGAGCAGGTCGCGGGCGTGGTCGTCGAGTGGGGTGACCGTGCCGCCGTGGGCACCTGGGTGAAACGACCAGTGGGCGCGGTTGAGCGACCTACCGGCCGTCCAGCTCAGCTGCACGACCCACTTGTTGTCCTCGCCGCGCCACGAGTCCCAGTTGGCGACCGCGTAGTCCTGGCCGCGCAAACCGAAGGAATGCGCGACGACCTCGCCGAGCGTCTGCACGTCCGGGCCGTCTTCACGGATCGGGTGCGCGCGCTGGGCGAGGTCGGCGGTGCGGGACCGCTCCAGTAAGACCGGGTAGGCGTAACGCTCGACCTTGTGAGTCGGGATGCCAGCCGCCTCGGCGACCTGCTCCACGGACTCTCCGGCACGGATACGGGTCTGGATCTCTCGTGGACGCATCTGGCTCTCCAGCTCGATTTCGATCTGGCCGAGTCGGGTGACGTCTCCTCGGGCGGCCGCACGCAGCCGCTCGTCCGCGGGAAGAGTGAAACGCTCGCCACGCGCCGAGTCTTCGCAGATGACGGTCTTGCCGTCATCTCCGAGCCCGACGACCCGCAGCGCGCGCATCGTGCACCTCCATACGATCTGAGCAGACTTCACTCGCCAGCGTCCCACGGTAGATCGGCGAGTCGCCTTGACGAACTAGGCGCGCCGTTACCCAAGGGATATCCCGAATGATCTTGCCGTATTCGAACGTGCGATGCACCAAGGTTGTGATCGTTCACCCGTTCGCGTATCTGGAGTTACCCGAGGCGCTCTACGACCCAGTCGATCGCGCCGGTGAGCAGGCTGACGTCGTCCGGTTCGATCGCCGGGAACATCGCCACGCGCAGCTGGTTGCGGCCGAGCTTGCGGTACGGCTCGACGTCGACGATGCCGTTGGCGCGCAGGACCTTCGCCACCTGGGCGGCGTCGACCGCGTCGGTGAAGTCGATCGTGCCGACGACCTGCGAGCGGTGCGCCGGGTCGGCGACGAACGGCGTGGTGAACTCGCCCTTCTCGGCCCAGCTGTACAGCCTGCTCGACGAGTCCTTGGTGCGCGCGACGGTCCACTCGAGGCCGCCGTTGCCCAGCATCCAGTCGATCTGCTCGGCCAGCAGGAACAGCGTCGAGATGGCCGGGGTGTTGTAGGTCTGGTCTTTGACCGAGTTGTCGACAGCGGTGGTGAGCGACAGGAACTCGGGGATCCAGCGGTCCGACGCGCCGATCTCCGCGACCCGGGCCAGCGCGGCCGGGCTCATCAGCGCCAGCCACAGGCCGCCGTCGGAGGCGAACGACTTCTGCGGGGCGAAGTAGTAGACGTCGAAGTCCTCGGCCTTGACCGGCAGGCCACCCGCGCCGGAGGTGGCGTCGATGGCGACCAGTGCGTCACCGGAACCCGCGGGACGCACGACCGGCATCTGCACGCCGGTGGAGGTCTCGTTGTGCGCCCAGCCGACCAGGTCGGTGCCCTCGGCGTAGGCGATCTCGGGCGCGGTGCCCGGCTCGGCCTTGACCACGACCGGCTCGCCCAGGAACGGCGCGCCCTTGGTCACGGCGGCGAACTTCGACGAGAACTCGCCATTGGTGAAGTGCTGCGAACGCTCACGGACCAGGCCGAACGCGGCCGCGTCCCAGAACGCGGTGGCGCCGCCGTTGCCCAGCACGACCTCGTAGCCCTCGGGCAGCGAGAACAGCTCACGCAGGCCGCTGCGGACCCGCCCGACCAGCGACTTGACCGGCTTCTGCCGGTGGGAGGTGCCGAGCAGCTTGGCGCCCTCGGTGGCCAGCGCGGCCACCTGCTCCGGGCGGACCTTCGAGGGTCCGCAGCCGAAGCGGCCGTCGGAGGGCAGCAGCTCTGCGGGCAGCACCAGCGTGCTCGGGTCGGCGGTCTGGGTCATCTCTTCGGCGCCTTTCGGTACTGCGACGACTGTGGGGACCCCGGCGACGGTGACGGGCTGACCCCAGTCTCGCACGACCGCTCAGGCCCGCCACACCGATGACCGGCAGGCGGGAAAGGCGCTGGTCGGACGAGGTGCGCCCCGCGTCCACCGTGGACGCGGGGCGCACCGTCGCCGCCTAGTACCAGTCGGTCCACGGGCCGGAGGACGGCGCGGTCTGCGCCCTGCAGTGATAGATGTAGTCCGGCCCCCAGGCACAGACCTCGATGCGCCCGTCCCACAAGATGTCGGCGTTGGGAGCGGTGATCAGGCGGCCCCCGAGGCCATGCCAGCCGCTCCAGCCGCCAGGTCCGCCTGCCTGCTGCCAGATGTGGTACATCTGGTCGCCGCCGCCGATGCCGAACACCTCGAGCGTGCAGTTGGTGTTCCGCGCGACGTCGACGCTGTACATCAGCCATCCGCCCAAGCTGGACCAGGACGACCACCCGCCCCCGGGGCTCACCTGGTACCGGTGGATGAGGTCTCCGGCGGGGGCGATCGTGAACTCCTCCCACCGGCCGTCGCAGTTCTGCATGCCGACGATCGTGCCCGCCGCGGTGGCGGTGGTGACGGACTCGGCGGGCGGCGGGGCCGCGCTCGCCGGTGTGGCGATGACGAGTGTCGTGAGCAGGCTTGCCCCCGCGGCCACTGCGACCCCGAAAGCCTTGAGACGTGTGGACAACAAGGTGTTCTCCCTCCCCGGAAACGACTCCGGGGCGGTCATGGCCCCGGCGCCGGGCCCGGTGTTCCGAGCCCCACGCCGAGGATGTCGATCACTTGTTGCCAAAAACTTGCCGGCTACTCGCGGGTGCGCCAGCCGGTCTCGTCGACGCCGCCGGGGATGGCGTCCGGGGTGCCGTACGGCTCCCGGGTGAACACGAAGGTGGCCAGGTCGAAGTGGCTGGGGGCGCCGTCGGCGTCGCGGTGCAGAACCAGGGTCTCGCCCGCGTAGTAGCCGTCGAGGCCGGTCCAGGTGTCGCGGCCCTCCGGGCGGAAGCGGGACTGCCTGCCGACGCCGGAGACCGGGGCCAGCCGCAGCCAGCCCTCGGGCAGCAGCCGCAGCAGGTACGGGGTCGGGCCCCAGTGCCACAGGCCGGTCAGGCTCAGCAGCTCCGGGTCGGCCTCGGCCATCGGCTCCCACTCGACGGGCAGCGCGGGCTCCAGCTCCTCGACCAGGTTGATCAGGTCGTGCGACAGGGCGACGACCGGCACGCCCCCGGTCGAGTTGGCCATGGTCAGCGCGCCCGTGCCCGTGCGCCAGTCGATGAGCGCGCTCGCCAGGAAGCCGGGCATGGAACCGCTGTGACCCGACAGGCGGCGACCGCCGATGCGCATCGCCTCGAAGCCGAGGCCGTAGCCCATGGTCCAGGCGTCGTTGTCGTCCACGTGGACCGGTGTGCGCATCTCCGCGACGGTGTCGGGGTGCAGCACGTCGCCGGTGTCGCCGCCGATGAAGCGGACCCAGCGGGCCAGGTCGTGCACCGTCGACCACAGCTGCCCGGCCGGGGCCATGGCGCCCGCGTCCGGGGTGGGCTCGTTGAGCAGGACGTCGGCGAAGGGGTGCACCGCCCAGCCGAGCGCGGCGGGCGCCTCCGGCTGCGGGGTGGTGCGGGTCATGCCGAGGGGAGCGAGGATCTCGGTCTCGAGCGCCTTGAGCCAGCTGGTTCCGCGCACGCGCGCGACCAGTTCACCGAGGACGCCGTAGCCGACGTTCGTGTAGTGGAACCGCGCGCCGGAGCGGTGGCGCAGCGCGTTCTGGGTGAGGCTGTTCTGCAGGGCCGTCCAGTCGTCGCCGACGGCGCGCTCCCACCACTGGCCGGGCGACTCCGAGGTCAGGCCCGCGGTGTGCGAGAGCAGCTGCGCGATGGTGACCTCGCCGAACGAGGTGCCCTGCAGGTGCTTGTCGAGCGGGTCGTTGAGGTCGAGCAGGCCCTCGTCGCGCAGCCGCATGACCAGGACCGCGATGAACGTCTTGGTGATCGACCCGATCCGGTACTGGGTGTCGTTGGTCGGCGCCTGGCCGTCGACCTTGCCCCGGGCCCCCGTCCAGACCACGACGCCGTCGCGGACGACCGCCGCGACCAGGGAGGGAGCGCGGCTCTCCGCCTGCGCCGTCGCGATCCGGCGGAGCAGGGCGAAGTCGGTTGTCTGCTGCAGCATGGAATGAATTGTGGGTCATAAATCAACCCAATAACCCCATGGAGATGGCCTTTGTTACCGCAGCGGTCCGATCCGACACACCAAGTTTATCGAACGATCGGACCAAATGGGTCTTTACAGTCGCCTCGCTAATGTGTAACGCCCGGCCGACGTCGGCATTGGTCATGCCCTGCCCGACCAGCGTGAGAACCTCCCGCTCCCGGGCGGAAAGTGCCTGCTTGGCGGGGGTGCGGACGCTGCGGACGAGCTTCCCGGCCACCGAGGGCGCGAGCACCGTCTCACCTCGGCTGGCCGCCCGCACGGCGTCGGCCAATTCCGCGGTGGAGGCGTCTTTCAGCAGATATCCGGACGCGCCCGCCTCGACCGCGCGCAAAATATCCGTATCCGTTTCGTAGGTAGTGAGCACCACCACTGCCGACCCGCCCTCGGCGACGATCTTCGCGGTCGCGCCCGCGCCGTCGAGACCCGGCATCCGCAGGTCCATCAGGATCACCTGCGGGCGCAGCGCGCGGGCCACGGCCACCGCTTCCTCACCCGATCCCGCCTCGCCGACGACGGTCAGGTCGGGCTCGGCTTCGAGCATCCCGCGCAGCCCAGCGCGCACGACGGGGTGGTCGTCGACCAGCAGCACCGTGATCATCCGAGCACCTCCACCGTCACCGTGGTCCCCGCGCCCGGCGCGGACCGAACCGTCACTGTCGCGGCCGCCTGCTCTGCCCGCGCGCGCATGCCGCGCAGCCCGAACCCGCCGGTCTGGGCGCCCGGATCGAAGCCCACACCGTCGTCGGTGACGCGCAAGGTGACTCCTTGGTCGGTCTGGGTGAGGCTGACGTCCACGGTGGACGCTGCCGCGTGCTTGCGGACGTTGGCCAGCGCCTCCTGCGCCGCGCGCAGCAGCAGGACTTCGACACCGGTCGGCAGCGGCGCGGCGCCCTCGGCGTGGAACCGCGCGTCGACCCCGGTCTCGGCGCGCAGCCGCTCGACCTGCCTGCCCAAGGCGTCGGCGAGCGACCCGCCGGACAGCGCGGAGGGCGCCAGAGCCGCGACCAGGGCGCGCGCCTCGGCGAGGTTCTCCCGCGCGGTCCGTGCCGCCAGGTCGAGCAGCCGCCGTGCCTTCTCGGACTCCACCTCGGACTCCGCGGCCTGCACCAGGGTGATGATGCTGGTGAAGCCCTGGGCGAGGGTGTCGTGGATCTCGCCGGCCAGCCGGGCCCGCTCGGCGTTCACCCCGGCTTCGTGGGACAGCCGGGACACCTCCGCGCGGCTGCTCTCCAACTTGGTGATCAGCACGGCGCGCTCCTCGCTCTGCCCCACGATACGGTGGATGTAGGTGCCGATGAGCAGGGAGAACGCCAGGCCGAAGAACGCCAGACCGAAGTCGTGCGCGTCGAAGGAAATGCCGGCGAAGACCGCCGAGAAGATCGGCGGCAGGACGTTGAACAGTGCGACGAGCGGCGCGGAGATTCGCAGCCGGAAGGTCATGAACACCATCGGGCAGATCATGAACAGCGCGTAGGTACTCGCAGGGGTGAACGCGACGGCGGTGAAGAACAGGGCCGCCAGCCCCGCGACGAACACCGTGCCGCGCGGGTTGTCGTCGGTGAGGATGACCCGGCGGCCGTACAGGGCGTACCAGGCGACGAGGGCGGTCAGGGCGATCAGACCCCCCGCCTGCCGGTCGGCGGGCTGGGTGCCGGTCACGACGATGACCACGACCGCGGCGTAGCCGATCGCGAAGTACACGTCCCAGATCCACCGCGACCGGTCCCAGACCTGGGTCATCCGGCTCGCCGCTCGCTCCACCGGAACGTCAGCAGGCACAGCACGAGACCGATCGCGCACCACGCGCCCAGGACCAGCGCTGTCATGCCGTGCTCCCATGAGCCCGCCACCTCCCCGACCATCATGCTGTCCGGCAGGAACACCGAGCGGAAGCCCTGGCCCATCCACTTGACCGGGAAGAACGACGCGACGGTCACCATCGGGCCGGGCAGCACCGAGATGTGCACGAAGATCCCGGAGATGAACTGCAGCGCGATCACCGGCAGGTTCAGCACCGCGGGCGCGCTCTTGCCGGACTTCGCGAGCGAACTGGCGGCGATGCCCAGCAGCGTGCAACTCAGGACAGACAGCGCGAGGAGCCAGGCCAGCGTCAGCCAGCGCGCCGGGTCGGTGGGCAACGACAGGTCAAAGAGCAGCACGCCGACAGCGAGCAGCAGGACCACCTCGGCCAGCGTCGCCACCGCGACCAGGACGATCTTGCCGACGAAGTACGCGGTAGCGGTGACCGGTGTGCCGCGCAGGCGTTTGAGCGTGCCGTCCTCGCGGTCGATCGCGATGCCGACGCCGGTGGTCAGGAAGGCCGTGGAGAGGATGCCGTAGGCGATCATGCTGGCGGCGAAGACCTGGCTCATCGGCACGGTCAGGCCCGGGTCGGTCTTGTTGAAGATCGAGCCGAGCAGGACCAGCAGGAAGGCGGGGAAGGCGAAGGTGAAGATCACGGCTTCCTTGGCGCGGA is drawn from Actinokineospora alba and contains these coding sequences:
- a CDS encoding response regulator; translation: MITVLLVDDHPVVRAGLRGMLEAEPDLTVVGEAGSGEEAVAVARALRPQVILMDLRMPGLDGAGATAKIVAEGGSAVVVLTTYETDTDILRAVEAGASGYLLKDASTAELADAVRAASRGETVLAPSVAGKLVRSVRTPAKQALSAREREVLTLVGQGMTNADVGRALHISEATVKTHLVRSFDKLGVSDRTAAVTKAISMGLLG
- a CDS encoding ABC transporter ATP-binding protein, which produces MDTERHGTRVWVLLRLVPYLRPVRGRMIGSGVAVLGSMVCGLTIPLVILRILDGPVAARDTAALPWLVLAVAALGTTEAILFYVRRKLIVRPSTQVEAQLRMDLYQHLQRLPIAFHDRWQSGQLLSRAVSDLSTLRRYIAFGVVFLVVNTLTLLAGLTVLFVLSPTLGLITLICTAPLVLISTQYESKYSVLSRRSQDQAGDLATTVEESVLGIRVLKAFGRGRHLAERFAAEAKELRKTELHKIRVLAILWAAIIMLPELGIGAMLLFGATGVVEGSMTVGTLVAGITVATYLRWPTDSIGWLLAETNDAATACERYWEVRDAEITVTDPAEPKRLPAAGVGSLRFEGVHFRYPGAERDTLRGIDLDVRPGETIALVGSTGSGKTTLTALVPRLADVTAGRVTIDGVDVRDLTLDDLRTAVATAFEEPVLFSASVRENVALGAEDVTDAQVREALRIAQAEEFVDNLPWGLDTRIGEQGLSLSGGQRQRLALARAVVGGPQVLVLDDPLSALDVHTEAEVEHALRSVLKDVTALVVAHRPSTVQLADRVAMLDGGRIVAVGEHSDLLANNEDYRALLSTMDREEVST
- the sepH gene encoding septation protein SepH codes for the protein MRALRVVGLGDDGKTVICEDSARGERFTLPADERLRAAARGDVTRLGQIEIELESQMRPREIQTRIRAGESVEQVAEAAGIPTHKVERYAYPVLLERSRTADLAQRAHPIREDGPDVQTLGEVVAHSFGLRGQDYAVANWDSWRGEDNKWVVQLSWTAGRSLNRAHWSFHPGAHGGTVTPLDDHARDLLDPQPNRPLRTVRPVTQLAQAAMNLDTAERPAELPAAVNGSEAPAADFVVEDFELTPEPAPQVEELVDTVEEAPAEIVEEQAPAESVEQEPAPREEPENALIDEPDRKPEPPRRPKANKKARPIVPSWEDVLLGTRSNRG
- a CDS encoding dihydrofolate reductase family protein, yielding MRTLITTAFVSLDGVIEAPGGEADYRNTGWTFNDIEFDEAAYELKGREQGEASAMMMGRVSYQAFSPVWPTMTEEFAGYNAMPKYVVSTTLKEEDLVSNWGETTILRSLDDVAALKETEGGAIIVHGSAALNRSLSDAGLIDRYNLLVFPVLLGAGKRLFSATDKDKQNLKLVESESYSNGIQKMVFDVTR
- a CDS encoding serine hydrolase domain-containing protein, with the protein product MLQQTTDFALLRRIATAQAESRAPSLVAAVVRDGVVVWTGARGKVDGQAPTNDTQYRIGSITKTFIAVLVMRLRDEGLLDLNDPLDKHLQGTSFGEVTIAQLLSHTAGLTSESPGQWWERAVGDDWTALQNSLTQNALRHRSGARFHYTNVGYGVLGELVARVRGTSWLKALETEILAPLGMTRTTPQPEAPAALGWAVHPFADVLLNEPTPDAGAMAPAGQLWSTVHDLARWVRFIGGDTGDVLHPDTVAEMRTPVHVDDNDAWTMGYGLGFEAMRIGGRRLSGHSGSMPGFLASALIDWRTGTGALTMANSTGGVPVVALSHDLINLVEELEPALPVEWEPMAEADPELLSLTGLWHWGPTPYLLRLLPEGWLRLAPVSGVGRQSRFRPEGRDTWTGLDGYYAGETLVLHRDADGAPSHFDLATFVFTREPYGTPDAIPGGVDETGWRTRE
- a CDS encoding ABC transporter ATP-binding protein yields the protein MSAPQDAADHAKGSVESPREAEAWRGVAAEDTEEVAYATSLKLKARSRRLLGSLIRPHLGQALLALLFVVADNAATLAGPLIIAIAIDSGIPAAIDGDPSVMAWCVAAYVMTSVGSAGLRYLFLRLSGRIGEDVLLDLRMRVFRHSQRLSLSFHESYTSGKVISRLTSDLDSLDDLLEDGLDDLLSAILSVVGIAVLLLVLDTPMALLVLAGFIPLLLVTRWFYRNSGQAYRDTRGAIAKIIVQFVETMNGMRAVQAFRRESRNESIMDDLNESFRGANSKALNVVARFTMTVRLVGNLSLAVILAIGAYRVANGGLELGVLTAFTLYLRRFYDPLDDLAMVANSYTSATAALEKISGLLEEEPDVLDPKDPVSLPPHAGGRSVEFAQVEFRYSATGPVVLPKFDLTIPAGQTVALVGATGAGKSTVAKLVARFYDPSSGAVLLDGTDLRAVSDVDLRRSVVMVTQENFLFAGSVADNIALGRPDASRPEIEAAAQAVGAHTFIEALPEGYDTDVRKRGGRLSAGQRQMVAFSRAFLADPAVLVLDEATSSLDVPTERAVQTALESVLKDRTALIIAHRLSTVLIADRVLVVADGRIVEDGSPADLIASTGQFADLHTAWQDSLA
- the serC gene encoding phosphoserine transaminase; the protein is MTQTADPSTLVLPAELLPSDGRFGCGPSKVRPEQVAALATEGAKLLGTSHRQKPVKSLVGRVRSGLRELFSLPEGYEVVLGNGGATAFWDAAAFGLVRERSQHFTNGEFSSKFAAVTKGAPFLGEPVVVKAEPGTAPEIAYAEGTDLVGWAHNETSTGVQMPVVRPAGSGDALVAIDATSGAGGLPVKAEDFDVYYFAPQKSFASDGGLWLALMSPAALARVAEIGASDRWIPEFLSLTTAVDNSVKDQTYNTPAISTLFLLAEQIDWMLGNGGLEWTVARTKDSSSRLYSWAEKGEFTTPFVADPAHRSQVVGTIDFTDAVDAAQVAKVLRANGIVDVEPYRKLGRNQLRVAMFPAIEPDDVSLLTGAIDWVVERLG